A genomic region of Methanothermobacter sp. CaT2 contains the following coding sequences:
- a CDS encoding C39 family peptidase: protein MEVFVMSTSLGDEVIVMQSRSYSCGPAALATVLRNLGVNCTEAELAELAGTDESGTTMYGLIVAATSKGLRARGVKMELNDLRKNHIVFVKYGDTCHYTVIMSMDERNVTLADPALGRITVKREIFSRIFTGNVLVVERPCD, encoded by the coding sequence ATGGAGGTTTTTGTTATGAGCACATCTCTGGGTGATGAGGTTATAGTCATGCAGAGCAGGAGCTACAGCTGTGGACCGGCAGCGCTTGCAACGGTCCTCAGAAACCTTGGAGTGAACTGTACCGAGGCAGAACTTGCAGAACTTGCAGGTACAGACGAATCAGGTACCACAATGTATGGACTGATCGTTGCAGCAACTTCAAAGGGCCTGAGAGCAAGGGGAGTTAAAATGGAACTCAATGATCTTAGAAAAAACCACATAGTCTTTGTTAAGTATGGAGACACATGTCACTACACAGTCATCATGTCCATGGATGAGAGAAATGTCACACTTGCAGACCCTGCACTTGGGAGGATCACAGTTAAGAGGGAGATATTTTCAAGGATCTTCACGGGCAATGTCCTTGTTGTTGAAAGACCCTGTGATTAA
- a CDS encoding F420-dependent methylenetetrahydromethanopterin dehydrogenase, whose translation MVVKIGIIRCGNIGTSPVLDLLLDERADRPNIDVCVVGSGAKMNPDEIERAVPTMLEMDRDFVIFISPNPGAPGPAKARELLSEADVPAMIIGDAPGLRVKDEIEEQGLGYIIVKADPMIGARREFLDPTEMASFNSDVIKVLAFTGAYRVVQNTIDAMIADVEAGKAPELPQVVIDTDVAVEAAGYENPYAKAKAMAAYEIATKVADIDVKGCFMVQDPDKYIPIVASAHEMLAAAAKLAVEAREIEKANDTVLRTPHGKEGETLSKTDLLAKPE comes from the coding sequence ATGGTTGTAAAAATTGGGATAATAAGATGCGGTAACATCGGGACCTCACCGGTACTTGACCTGTTACTAGATGAGAGGGCCGACAGGCCAAACATAGATGTCTGTGTGGTTGGTTCTGGTGCAAAGATGAACCCTGATGAAATTGAGAGGGCAGTACCCACCATGCTTGAAATGGACAGGGACTTTGTTATATTTATAAGTCCAAACCCCGGTGCACCGGGCCCTGCAAAGGCAAGGGAACTCCTATCAGAGGCTGACGTCCCTGCCATGATAATTGGTGACGCTCCAGGTCTGAGGGTAAAGGATGAAATAGAGGAACAGGGACTCGGTTACATCATAGTTAAGGCGGACCCAATGATAGGTGCCAGGAGGGAGTTCCTGGACCCAACAGAGATGGCATCCTTCAACTCCGACGTTATAAAGGTTCTGGCGTTCACAGGTGCATACAGGGTCGTTCAGAACACAATTGATGCCATGATTGCCGATGTTGAGGCTGGAAAGGCTCCTGAACTTCCACAGGTTGTTATAGATACCGACGTGGCTGTTGAGGCAGCAGGATATGAGAACCCATATGCAAAGGCCAAGGCCATGGCAGCATATGAGATAGCCACCAAGGTTGCAGATATAGACGTTAAGGGCTGCTTCATGGTGCAGGATCCAGACAAGTACATACCAATAGTTGCATCAGCACATGAAATGCTGGCCGCAGCAGCCAAACTTGCAGTAGAAGCAAGGGAGATTGAAAAGGCCAACGACACCGTCCTCAGGACACCACACGGTAAAGAGGGCGAAACATTAAGCAAAACTGATCTTCTGGCCAAACCAGAATAG
- the hisB gene encoding imidazoleglycerol-phosphate dehydratase HisB, whose translation MRRSMKTRETLETHVKVDLEIDGSGKSSVNTGLGFLDHMLESVARHGLLDLEVEARGDLEVDDHHTVEDVALTLGEALREALGDKSGIRRMAHAMVPMDDALATVALDLSGRPYTVLELEFDDAVIGDVKSQNIGHFIESLAVSAAMNIHASVRGRNDHHKAEALFKALALAIRDAVRVEHGEIPSTKGKL comes from the coding sequence ATGAGAAGAAGTATGAAGACGAGGGAAACCCTTGAAACCCATGTGAAGGTGGATCTTGAAATCGACGGGAGTGGAAAATCAAGCGTGAACACCGGTCTCGGATTCCTTGACCACATGCTTGAATCAGTTGCACGCCATGGACTCCTTGACCTGGAGGTTGAGGCGAGGGGTGACCTGGAGGTTGACGACCATCATACCGTTGAGGATGTTGCCCTCACACTGGGGGAGGCCCTGAGGGAGGCCCTGGGTGATAAGAGCGGTATAAGGAGGATGGCCCATGCCATGGTCCCAATGGATGATGCCCTTGCAACCGTTGCCCTGGACCTCAGTGGAAGGCCCTATACGGTCCTTGAACTGGAATTCGATGATGCTGTGATAGGTGATGTGAAATCACAGAACATAGGACACTTCATTGAGTCCCTTGCGGTATCTGCAGCCATGAACATCCACGCCTCCGTGAGGGGAAGGAACGACCATCACAAGGCCGAGGCTCTATTTAAGGCCCTTGCCCTTGCAATCCGGGACGCTGTCCGGGTTGAACACGGGGAAATTCCAAGCACGAAGGGCAAATTGTAA
- a CDS encoding 4Fe-4S binding protein produces the protein MVHLKIIVDPDKCTACGECREACPKGGKIWTIQRGKPATPSNLEFCHQCMICASKCPEGAIRIIRDDNYEKKYEDEGNP, from the coding sequence GTGGTTCACTTGAAGATAATTGTTGATCCAGATAAGTGCACAGCATGTGGCGAGTGCCGGGAGGCATGCCCCAAGGGTGGTAAGATATGGACCATCCAGAGAGGGAAGCCTGCAACCCCATCAAATCTTGAATTCTGCCACCAGTGCATGATCTGCGCAAGTAAGTGTCCTGAGGGCGCCATAAGAATTATCAGGGATGATAACTATGAGAAGAAGTATGAAGACGAGGGAAACCCTTGA
- a CDS encoding TOBE domain-containing protein: protein MRFACRIPINDLEVPVDERMFKLLNLIHRMGSITVAARDAGIPYRSALAYIRNVEDILGENIVETRRGGRGGGGGSRLTDTGLMIIKEYLKLKRALERQRTVNELEGVVKEVSADGLRVVVGGFTIDAARAEDVSAGDRVILLVEPDDVVLMRERQVTSMRNIIRGRVTGLEMKGDIVRVRVDAGDGLEIETHITPASQRNLQLKLGTMIYAGFKAVAVTVLKI, encoded by the coding sequence ATGAGATTTGCCTGTAGAATCCCTATCAACGATCTTGAAGTTCCGGTTGATGAGAGAATGTTCAAGCTCCTCAACCTCATCCACAGGATGGGCTCCATAACAGTTGCAGCAAGGGATGCTGGAATTCCCTACAGAAGCGCCCTTGCATACATACGGAACGTCGAGGATATCCTTGGCGAGAACATAGTGGAGACCCGGCGTGGTGGAAGGGGAGGTGGTGGAGGCAGCAGGCTCACAGATACAGGCCTGATGATCATCAAGGAGTACCTTAAACTAAAGAGGGCCCTCGAAAGACAGAGAACTGTGAATGAACTTGAGGGTGTCGTTAAGGAGGTTTCAGCGGATGGTCTCAGGGTTGTGGTAGGGGGTTTCACCATTGATGCCGCCCGTGCAGAGGATGTATCCGCCGGGGACAGGGTCATCCTCCTTGTTGAACCCGACGATGTTGTCCTGATGAGGGAAAGGCAGGTCACAAGCATGAGGAACATCATCAGGGGGAGGGTGACAGGTCTTGAGATGAAGGGGGACATCGTAAGGGTCAGAGTGGACGCCGGTGATGGACTTGAAATTGAAACCCATATAACACCGGCTTCACAGAGGAACCTCCAGCTTAAACTGGGCACAATGATCTACGCCGGTTTTAAGGCAGTTGCTGTTACCGTCCTGAAGATATGA
- a CDS encoding oligosaccharide flippase family protein, translated as MASSGTSKLLKGSFLIMIGNLLFRVGGYIYRVLMTRLLGPEGYGLLGLTLPFQGIFQILAAGGLPPAIAKYVAQHRALNEEEMARQVVVTSLKVMIFLGIAFSLVMFFTAPWLANDFFHKPAAQYPLQAVALITPFSVIVGAFRGAFQGIYRMEYVVITRAVEQVFMITMAVVFVMAGFYAAGAVIGTSMGFLASAISAIIIFRRLINSYFPPAPPEKRLGLREELGLVKTLISFSIPVIITALSEMAIYDISVFVIGYFMATTSVGYYTAADPVARLPLVISMSVATAVLPAASEAFALKDQNLLETYIVQSYRVVTLLVLPMCVGIAVFSGPLLELLFGRDFIFGAGALSILVVGMSFYTLFMISSSIAQGIGYPRLPMYVLVGGTIINLVLNVALVPMLGIEGGALATTLAALIIMIIILWKTTQITGVKLPGMAFIRIATASGVMGGFMILLPQNIPGLLAAIIFAPLVYGLSILLVGGVEKRDVRLIRRLGARMGPLSGAVARMADLMDRWAR; from the coding sequence ATGGCATCTTCAGGCACATCCAAACTTCTAAAGGGCAGTTTCCTTATAATGATAGGCAACCTCCTGTTCAGGGTCGGGGGCTACATCTACAGGGTGCTCATGACGCGTCTGCTTGGACCCGAGGGCTACGGTTTGCTTGGACTCACACTCCCCTTCCAGGGAATATTCCAGATACTGGCAGCGGGGGGCCTTCCTCCAGCCATTGCAAAGTACGTGGCCCAGCATAGGGCTCTGAATGAGGAGGAGATGGCGCGCCAGGTCGTTGTGACATCCCTAAAGGTGATGATATTCCTGGGTATAGCCTTTTCCCTGGTCATGTTTTTCACTGCCCCCTGGCTTGCAAATGATTTCTTCCACAAACCAGCGGCCCAGTACCCCCTCCAGGCGGTTGCCCTCATAACACCATTCAGTGTCATTGTTGGGGCATTCCGTGGAGCATTTCAGGGCATATACCGCATGGAATACGTCGTGATTACAAGGGCTGTTGAGCAGGTTTTCATGATAACAATGGCTGTTGTATTCGTCATGGCAGGTTTCTATGCAGCCGGGGCGGTCATTGGCACCTCCATGGGGTTCCTTGCATCAGCCATCTCAGCCATAATCATCTTTCGCAGACTGATAAACAGTTACTTTCCGCCCGCCCCACCCGAAAAGAGACTGGGCCTCAGGGAGGAACTTGGACTTGTCAAGACCCTGATATCCTTCTCGATCCCGGTCATAATAACCGCCCTCTCTGAGATGGCCATATACGACATAAGCGTATTCGTAATAGGATACTTCATGGCAACAACCTCGGTGGGGTACTACACCGCCGCCGATCCTGTTGCAAGGCTCCCTCTTGTGATATCAATGTCTGTAGCCACGGCTGTACTTCCAGCAGCCTCTGAAGCATTCGCCCTGAAGGATCAGAATCTCCTTGAGACCTACATTGTCCAGTCATACCGGGTCGTGACCCTCCTTGTGCTGCCAATGTGTGTGGGTATAGCCGTGTTCTCAGGGCCCCTCCTTGAACTCCTCTTTGGGAGGGACTTCATCTTTGGGGCTGGGGCCCTCAGCATACTCGTGGTGGGTATGAGCTTCTACACCCTCTTCATGATATCATCAAGCATAGCCCAGGGGATAGGGTACCCCCGCCTCCCCATGTATGTCCTGGTGGGTGGGACCATCATAAACCTTGTACTCAACGTTGCCCTTGTACCCATGCTCGGGATCGAGGGAGGGGCCCTTGCAACAACCCTTGCAGCCCTAATTATAATGATCATAATCCTGTGGAAGACCACACAGATAACAGGTGTGAAGCTTCCAGGGATGGCGTTCATCAGGATAGCCACTGCATCCGGGGTTATGGGTGGTTTCATGATTCTGCTCCCCCAGAACATCCCAGGCCTCCTTGCAGCCATCATCTTCGCTCCCCTGGTTTATGGTCTGAGCATTCTCCTTGTCGGTGGTGTTGAGAAGAGGGATGTGAGGCTCATTCGAAGGTTAGGTGCAAGGATGGGGCCCCTCAGTGGTGCAGTTGCAAGAATGGCTGATCTGATGGACCGGTGGGCGAGATAG
- a CDS encoding flavodoxin family protein, translating to MILGICGSPRKQATEHVLERALSMLEDDGLETEFFTVRGKNISPCRHCDYCLRNKECVLKDDMFPLYELLRRAAGIIIATPVYNGGVSAQIKAIMDRCRALGAEDYDSLRGKVGMGIAVGGDRCGGQEPALMQIHTFYILNGVIPVSGGSFGANLGACFWSRDTLEGVKEDSYGFKTLKKTLGMFKRFLDSEGP from the coding sequence ATGATACTCGGTATATGTGGAAGCCCCAGGAAGCAGGCAACAGAACATGTCCTTGAAAGGGCCCTCTCAATGCTTGAGGATGATGGCCTTGAGACAGAGTTCTTCACGGTGAGGGGTAAGAACATCTCCCCCTGCAGACACTGTGATTACTGCCTGAGGAATAAGGAATGTGTGCTGAAGGATGACATGTTCCCCCTATATGAACTACTCCGGAGGGCCGCCGGGATCATAATTGCAACCCCCGTGTACAATGGAGGTGTCAGCGCCCAGATAAAGGCCATCATGGATCGTTGCCGGGCACTGGGTGCTGAAGACTATGACTCCCTCCGCGGGAAGGTTGGTATGGGTATAGCTGTTGGTGGTGATAGATGCGGGGGGCAGGAGCCAGCCCTCATGCAGATCCACACCTTCTACATACTCAACGGCGTCATACCCGTAAGTGGAGGTTCCTTCGGTGCAAATCTGGGGGCCTGTTTCTGGTCAAGGGACACCCTTGAGGGTGTTAAAGAGGACTCATATGGATTCAAAACCCTCAAAAAGACCCTGGGCATGTTTAAAAGGTTCCTGGACTCTGAAGGACCCTGA
- a CDS encoding bifunctional 5,6,7,8-tetrahydromethanopterin hydro-lyase/3-hexulose-6-phosphate synthase — MYRIGEALIGSGNEVAHIDLIIGDKEGNAGAAFANGLTNLSLGHTPLLSVVRPNLMTKPATLIVPKVTVSCLEDADKVFGPAQTAVARAVADSVEEGIIPEEKAEDLVVIVSVFIHPEAEDYRKIYQYNYGATKLALRRAMEGYPSVRKVLSEKDRGSHPIMGFRAVRLWNPPYLQVALDLDSMEEMERIINTLPDRERILLEAGTPLVKKFGVGVVRRIRELRRDAFIIADLKTLDVGRIEVKMAADETADAVAISGLGTVESIEKAIHEAQKQGIYSILDMMNVENFVDKLRGLKYKPDIVLLHRNVDLETLRAERGEELGEMSEWGNIREIKEILGPRGLVAVAGGITPSKMQEALDSGADIIVVGRYIIGSRDVRRAAEDFLEHMPQDPDTMRLPLDEDEAI, encoded by the coding sequence ATGTACAGAATAGGTGAAGCACTCATAGGAAGCGGCAACGAAGTCGCGCATATAGATCTCATCATAGGGGATAAGGAGGGAAACGCAGGGGCCGCCTTCGCAAATGGTCTCACAAACCTTTCACTGGGTCACACCCCACTTCTATCAGTCGTAAGACCCAACCTCATGACCAAGCCCGCCACACTCATCGTGCCAAAGGTCACGGTGAGCTGCCTTGAGGATGCCGATAAGGTATTTGGTCCTGCCCAGACAGCAGTGGCACGTGCAGTTGCTGATTCCGTTGAGGAGGGCATAATCCCCGAGGAAAAGGCTGAAGACCTGGTTGTTATAGTCAGCGTATTCATACACCCTGAGGCAGAGGACTACAGGAAGATATACCAGTACAACTACGGAGCAACCAAGCTTGCCCTCAGAAGGGCCATGGAGGGCTACCCATCAGTCAGAAAGGTCCTCAGTGAAAAGGACCGCGGAAGCCATCCCATAATGGGCTTCAGGGCCGTGAGGCTCTGGAACCCCCCATACCTGCAGGTTGCCCTTGACCTCGATAGCATGGAGGAGATGGAGAGGATCATCAACACCCTTCCTGACAGGGAGCGTATACTGCTTGAAGCTGGAACACCCCTTGTCAAGAAATTCGGTGTGGGTGTTGTCAGGAGGATAAGGGAGCTTAGAAGGGATGCCTTCATAATAGCGGACCTCAAAACCCTGGATGTTGGAAGGATAGAGGTCAAAATGGCTGCAGATGAAACTGCGGACGCCGTTGCAATATCAGGCCTCGGGACAGTTGAGTCCATTGAAAAGGCCATCCACGAGGCCCAGAAACAGGGAATCTACTCCATACTTGACATGATGAACGTTGAAAACTTCGTCGATAAACTCAGGGGACTCAAATACAAACCCGACATTGTTCTCCTCCACAGAAACGTTGACCTTGAAACCCTCAGAGCTGAACGTGGAGAGGAACTTGGTGAAATGAGTGAATGGGGTAACATCAGGGAGATAAAGGAGATCCTTGGACCCAGGGGCCTTGTGGCAGTGGCAGGGGGAATAACACCCTCAAAGATGCAGGAGGCCCTTGACAGCGGCGCAGACATAATAGTCGTTGGCAGGTACATAATAGGATCAAGGGACGTCAGGAGGGCTGCAGAGGACTTCCTTGAGCACATGCCCCAGGACCCCGACACCATGAGACTGCCCCTCGACGAGGACGAAGCAATCTAG
- a CDS encoding TrpB-like pyridoxal phosphate-dependent enzyme — protein MMNKIVLDENEIPKKWYNINPDLPSPLPEPKNPEGGKNIENLPRVFSRGVLEQEMSMERWIKIPREVMDVYKMIGRPTPLFRAKGLEEMLDTPARIYYKREDYSPTGSHKLNTAIAQAYYARKDGAERLTTETGAGQWGTALSLACSLMDLQCKVYMVRVSFNQKPFRKTIMQLYGGEVVPSPSNHTEFGRRMLKEDPEHPGSLGIAISEAMEEALQEENVYYSLGSVLNHVLLHQTVIGLETKKQLEIAGETPDIMIGCVGGGSNFGGAIFPFVKDKLDGKLDCEFIAAEPKSCPTLTAGEYRYDFGDTAGMTPLLKMYTLGHDFVPPSVHAGGLRYHGMSPQVALLVREGVINARAVPQHTIFESGVKFAKAEGVVPAPETCHAISVAIDEARKCRETGEEKTIVISFSGHGLLDLKGYGDYLEGKI, from the coding sequence ATGATGAATAAGATCGTTCTTGATGAAAATGAAATACCAAAGAAGTGGTACAACATTAACCCGGACCTTCCCTCACCACTACCAGAACCAAAAAACCCTGAGGGTGGGAAGAACATTGAAAACCTGCCAAGGGTATTCTCAAGGGGAGTGCTTGAGCAGGAGATGTCCATGGAGAGATGGATAAAGATTCCCAGGGAGGTCATGGACGTCTATAAGATGATTGGAAGGCCCACACCACTATTCAGGGCAAAGGGCCTTGAGGAGATGCTGGACACTCCGGCAAGGATATACTACAAGAGGGAAGACTATTCCCCCACAGGGAGCCATAAACTGAACACCGCCATAGCCCAGGCATACTATGCCCGGAAGGATGGTGCAGAGAGATTAACAACAGAGACCGGTGCAGGGCAGTGGGGAACAGCCCTCTCCCTTGCCTGCTCACTGATGGACCTCCAGTGCAAGGTCTACATGGTCAGAGTATCCTTCAACCAGAAACCCTTCAGAAAAACCATAATGCAGCTATACGGTGGTGAGGTTGTACCATCCCCAAGCAATCACACAGAATTTGGTCGCAGGATGCTCAAGGAGGACCCCGAACATCCCGGATCCCTGGGTATAGCCATATCTGAGGCCATGGAGGAGGCTCTCCAGGAAGAAAACGTCTACTACTCCCTTGGAAGTGTACTTAACCATGTGCTCCTTCACCAGACCGTAATAGGTCTTGAGACAAAGAAACAGCTTGAAATCGCAGGTGAAACACCAGACATCATGATAGGGTGCGTTGGAGGGGGCAGCAACTTCGGGGGGGCCATCTTCCCCTTCGTGAAGGACAAGCTTGATGGTAAGCTGGACTGTGAATTCATTGCTGCAGAGCCAAAGTCATGCCCAACACTCACAGCCGGAGAGTACCGCTACGACTTCGGTGACACTGCAGGCATGACCCCGCTCCTCAAGATGTACACCCTCGGCCACGACTTTGTACCCCCATCCGTCCATGCCGGTGGCCTCAGGTACCATGGAATGTCACCCCAGGTCGCACTCCTCGTGAGGGAGGGTGTGATCAATGCCAGGGCCGTTCCCCAGCACACCATATTCGAGAGCGGCGTCAAGTTTGCAAAGGCAGAGGGTGTTGTGCCGGCCCCGGAAACATGCCATGCCATAAGTGTGGCAATCGATGAAGCACGCAAGTGCCGGGAAACCGGTGAAGAGAAGACCATAGTTATCAGTTTCTCAGGCCATGGCCTCCTCGACCTTAAGGGATACGGTGACTACCTGGAGGGTAAAATCTAA
- a CDS encoding DUF1786 domain-containing protein: MKILAVDVGAGTQDIMYHDTGIDRIENSLKMVMPSPTRIIAGRIRGISGDVFISGQTMGGGPVTRAILEHIGAGNRVVMTPEAARTVRDDPERVMAMGIEISEENPGLQSIEFRDVDLEAIRGALACFDVDLDFDLLGVAVQDHGAGGDMGDRNFRFMKIREKLSVPIPPEEFSYLGDVPEYFTRMKSIEKAIRHPTLIMDSKFASVTGALMDPAVSSDEPIVVVDVGNGHTLAASILEGRIHGVMEHHTRMLSPAKLEDFIIRLCLGELTHGEIHGDGGHGAHVIDAVGEPVKVVATGPQRGILDGIDLDVHHAAPAGDVMMTGPVGLIRSIEYRVS, from the coding sequence ATGAAAATACTTGCAGTTGATGTGGGGGCCGGAACCCAGGATATAATGTACCATGACACGGGGATCGACAGGATAGAGAACTCCCTGAAGATGGTAATGCCCTCACCAACAAGGATAATTGCAGGGAGAATCCGGGGGATCAGTGGCGATGTCTTTATCAGTGGACAGACAATGGGCGGGGGCCCGGTTACACGTGCAATACTTGAACACATCGGAGCCGGAAACCGGGTGGTCATGACACCTGAAGCAGCCAGGACAGTCAGGGATGATCCTGAAAGGGTCATGGCCATGGGAATAGAGATATCAGAGGAAAACCCGGGACTTCAGAGCATTGAATTCAGGGACGTAGACCTTGAGGCCATAAGAGGGGCACTTGCATGCTTTGACGTTGATCTGGACTTTGATTTGCTGGGTGTTGCTGTACAGGACCACGGGGCCGGGGGTGATATGGGTGATAGGAACTTCAGATTCATGAAGATCAGGGAGAAATTATCCGTACCCATCCCCCCGGAGGAGTTCTCCTACCTGGGAGACGTCCCTGAGTACTTCACAAGGATGAAGTCCATTGAGAAGGCCATCAGACACCCCACCCTCATCATGGATTCAAAGTTCGCCTCAGTGACCGGGGCACTCATGGATCCTGCAGTCAGTTCAGATGAGCCGATTGTCGTGGTGGACGTGGGAAATGGACACACCCTGGCAGCCAGCATCCTTGAAGGGAGGATACATGGTGTCATGGAGCACCACACCCGCATGCTCTCACCGGCTAAACTCGAGGACTTCATTATAAGGCTCTGCCTGGGTGAGCTGACCCACGGTGAAATCCATGGAGATGGCGGTCACGGTGCCCATGTCATTGATGCTGTTGGCGAACCGGTCAAGGTGGTTGCAACCGGTCCCCAGAGGGGCATACTTGACGGTATAGACCTTGATGTCCACCATGCAGCACCGGCGGGGGATGTTATGATGACAGGACCCGTGGGTCTCATAAGGAGTATTGAGTATAGGGTGAGTTGA
- a CDS encoding PHP domain-containing protein, translating into MIRIDPHIHSVYSGDARGTPREILRRASAVGLDAVAVADHNTMKGSIIALKESRGMGITVVPAMELSTSAGHIVALGIQEEISRGLTPVETLDEIHDQDGVAIIPHPFVRYRQGLFVNERNIRVDAIETLNSRYIVGYSNWRARKFARKRGIPEIGASDAHFLEAVGSSFTLVDSEGEADDIVRAILKGKTEPAGSRTPLPLIVREVINKKLLGRMRDYV; encoded by the coding sequence ATGATCAGGATAGACCCCCACATACACAGCGTATATTCTGGTGATGCGAGGGGAACCCCCAGGGAGATCCTCAGGAGGGCCTCAGCCGTGGGTCTTGATGCGGTGGCAGTTGCAGACCACAACACAATGAAGGGATCAATAATCGCCCTCAAGGAGTCCCGGGGAATGGGCATAACCGTGGTACCCGCAATGGAGCTCAGCACATCTGCTGGACATATCGTTGCCCTTGGCATCCAGGAGGAGATCTCGAGGGGACTCACTCCGGTCGAGACCCTGGATGAGATACATGACCAGGATGGAGTCGCCATAATACCCCACCCCTTTGTGAGGTACCGGCAGGGACTCTTTGTGAATGAGCGTAACATCCGTGTTGACGCCATCGAGACCCTGAACTCCAGGTACATCGTGGGCTACTCGAACTGGAGGGCCCGGAAGTTTGCAAGGAAAAGAGGCATACCAGAGATAGGTGCAAGTGACGCCCACTTTCTGGAGGCCGTTGGAAGCTCCTTCACCCTGGTTGACTCTGAGGGCGAGGCTGATGATATAGTCAGGGCTATCCTTAAGGGAAAAACAGAGCCAGCAGGAAGCAGGACACCACTCCCACTCATTGTGAGGGAGGTCATAAACAAGAAATTACTTGGAAGGATGAGGGATTATGTCTGA
- a CDS encoding DUF63 family protein: MISEIIEFLESNFFYLHPGYTPLNTVVFGIVLGIAVLIILRMFRWLKKDPGELLVPLLPFIFLGSGARALVDNGIYPLTHLLVTPGIYILVGLTTIATLIAAVKLEETRGWDYRKLIFATGSVLAAPNLISIRHIDPVPFLSVLGVFSVFSAAFYALSLRWEFLRGRMNLPVIYAHLFDASSTYVAVDWYGYIEQHVLPSALTGLTGTAMVMFPLKMAVILTALYAIDRYVESDMDSEALKLVIFILGLAPGLRNFLSLSMAV, encoded by the coding sequence ATGATATCTGAAATCATCGAGTTCCTTGAGAGCAACTTCTTTTACCTGCACCCTGGTTACACACCACTGAACACGGTCGTATTCGGGATTGTACTCGGAATAGCTGTTCTGATAATACTCAGGATGTTCAGATGGCTTAAAAAGGATCCAGGCGAGCTACTTGTGCCCCTGCTTCCCTTCATATTCCTGGGCTCCGGTGCAAGGGCCCTTGTTGATAACGGGATATACCCGCTAACACACCTTCTGGTAACCCCGGGCATATACATCCTTGTGGGCCTTACAACCATAGCAACACTAATAGCCGCGGTTAAACTTGAGGAGACCCGTGGCTGGGATTACAGGAAACTTATATTTGCCACGGGCTCTGTCCTCGCTGCGCCCAACCTCATCAGCATACGTCACATAGATCCGGTACCCTTCCTCTCCGTCCTCGGAGTGTTCTCAGTTTTTTCAGCAGCATTTTACGCCCTGAGCTTGAGGTGGGAGTTCCTCCGGGGCAGGATGAACCTCCCTGTTATATATGCACACCTCTTCGATGCATCCTCAACCTACGTTGCCGTTGACTGGTACGGCTATATAGAGCAGCATGTGCTGCCATCAGCCCTAACAGGCCTCACGGGCACTGCCATGGTCATGTTTCCCCTGAAGATGGCGGTTATACTGACGGCCCTCTATGCCATTGATAGATACGTTGAGTCCGATATGGATTCAGAGGCCCTCAAGCTTGTGATATTTATACTGGGCCTTGCCCCGGGTCTCAGAAATTTCCTGAGCCTGAGCATGGCGGTTTAA